Proteins co-encoded in one Ignavibacteria bacterium genomic window:
- a CDS encoding DUF2460 domain-containing protein codes for MLKYLFFLLILICHGGSKLFAQENYSTYVVTDTIQVNLKNIYPLSQLSIVPFSEQVKFKGKILRPGEYQVSYPKAYVILSDSVKASVLDTLIITYRSYRTALQKEYKRRILETRVEKDSRDTLRVLKTENAPFSPESIFGKDLQKSGTLVRGFTVGTTRDMTLNSGLRLQMSGKLSENIEIVAALSDENIPIQPEGNTERLDELDKVFIELRHPNATGTFGDYDFQSRTGEFGAVTRKLQGLKSELNFEKYKGTVAVANSKGRFNSNQFIGSEGVQGPYQLSGTNNERDIVVIAGSERVYIDGEAMKRGENNDYTIDYSTAQVTFTPKRLITSESRIVIDFEYSDRRFARSFFGSSFQTSQLDKKLNLSLGFFREGDNQDAPIDVSISDADKRILELAGGDRLKASKSGVQMAQADSLGNIKGTYSSVDTLVNGSPYTYYVFNPGLGRYNVNFSYTGQGKGDYEKESLGKYRFVGVGRGGYMPIIFLPMPELRQTGNMVLEYLPYKDVSLSFEISGSLLNHNRFSSADSSNNFGSARNIFFQAKPRDIEIFGTNLGKAGLSYKDRFIQKDFSTLDRINEVEFNRNYDIPEAANNRDEELREAGLKYQYGNNLNADFTYGHLKRENVLSSDRYLSNFSLSDKEKYNAEYQLDYVSSNNLLTTSRWLRQRASSYLVLWNKVKPSIEFTSENKKDNSASADSLLFGSTNYTEVSPALEFMNIGGLNFQTQYSFRVDLSPLDGQIMRQAKSFTQSYNLSYRGTKDFNSSISFAVRDKKYTPLFKGRGFADNQTILVRSQTRLSLWKEFLSGDLFYEGSTQRASRLQRVFVKVPQGTGSYKYLGDLNQNGIADEGEFELTLYDGDYIVTTLPTDQLFPVVDLKLNSRWKLNFGRLLNKNTLAGFFLRPVSSETFLRIEENSTETDFKKIYLLHFSSFLNDSTTIRGSNLFQQDFFLFENSSELSFRFRYMQTKNLYQYSGGLERGYNRERSLRMRMRLIEEVSNETDVVNTSDNLISMGSFNRSRMLTGNSIATDFSYRPIKTLEAGFKLTFGRTEDNLPKSPTVIDQNSQVLRLTLSFAGTGRMRLEFERNELLANTLANYIPFEMTKGNFIGKNYFWRFNMDYRFTGNLQSTIGYDGRQQGKGRVVHTARAEIRAFF; via the coding sequence ATCCTTAAATATCTCTTTTTCCTACTAATTTTAATCTGTCATGGCGGCAGTAAGCTTTTCGCGCAGGAAAATTATTCCACTTATGTTGTTACTGATACAATTCAGGTCAACTTAAAGAATATTTATCCTCTTTCACAGTTAAGTATTGTTCCTTTCAGCGAGCAGGTAAAGTTTAAGGGGAAAATTTTAAGGCCCGGGGAGTACCAGGTTTCTTATCCGAAGGCTTATGTCATCTTGTCCGACTCAGTTAAGGCTTCAGTGCTTGACACACTCATTATTACATACAGGAGCTACAGGACGGCGCTTCAGAAGGAGTATAAAAGAAGGATTCTGGAGACCAGGGTTGAAAAAGACTCACGTGACACGCTGAGGGTACTGAAGACTGAAAACGCGCCCTTCAGCCCGGAGTCCATTTTCGGCAAGGATCTTCAGAAAAGCGGGACACTGGTAAGAGGTTTTACCGTTGGTACAACCAGGGATATGACCTTAAACAGCGGCCTGAGGCTCCAGATGTCGGGGAAACTCTCAGAAAACATTGAAATTGTTGCAGCTTTGTCGGATGAGAACATTCCGATTCAGCCCGAGGGGAATACAGAAAGGCTGGATGAACTGGATAAGGTATTCATTGAGCTCAGGCATCCTAATGCCACGGGTACCTTCGGCGACTATGACTTCCAGAGCAGGACTGGGGAATTCGGGGCTGTTACGAGGAAACTTCAGGGCTTAAAGTCGGAACTAAATTTTGAGAAGTACAAAGGCACTGTTGCCGTTGCAAACTCAAAAGGGAGGTTCAACTCGAACCAGTTCATTGGAAGTGAAGGGGTGCAGGGGCCTTACCAGCTCTCGGGCACAAACAATGAAAGGGATATTGTGGTAATAGCCGGGAGTGAAAGGGTTTATATTGACGGTGAGGCGATGAAAAGAGGGGAGAATAACGATTATACTATCGATTATTCGACAGCGCAGGTGACATTTACGCCCAAGAGGCTCATTACTTCGGAAAGCCGCATTGTAATTGATTTTGAGTATTCCGACAGGCGTTTTGCCAGGAGTTTCTTTGGAAGCAGCTTCCAAACCAGCCAGCTGGATAAAAAACTTAACCTCAGCCTGGGGTTCTTCAGGGAGGGGGACAACCAGGATGCCCCGATTGACGTTTCAATTTCAGATGCGGATAAGAGGATTCTTGAACTTGCTGGAGGCGACCGCCTAAAGGCTTCAAAGTCAGGCGTTCAGATGGCGCAGGCAGATTCACTTGGTAATATTAAAGGAACATATTCCAGCGTTGACACACTCGTTAACGGGTCGCCTTACACATATTACGTTTTTAACCCGGGATTGGGGCGATACAATGTAAACTTCAGCTATACGGGGCAGGGTAAGGGCGACTATGAAAAGGAAAGCCTAGGTAAATACAGGTTCGTAGGGGTCGGCCGCGGGGGGTATATGCCGATTATATTTCTTCCTATGCCGGAATTAAGGCAGACGGGAAACATGGTGCTTGAATATCTGCCATATAAAGACGTGAGCCTGAGCTTTGAAATCTCGGGAAGCCTTCTTAACCACAACCGGTTTTCTTCAGCTGACAGCAGCAACAACTTTGGTTCAGCCAGAAATATTTTCTTCCAGGCAAAGCCGAGGGATATTGAAATTTTTGGGACAAACCTGGGCAAGGCAGGCCTTAGCTACAAAGACAGGTTTATACAGAAGGACTTTTCGACTTTAGACCGCATAAATGAGGTGGAATTTAATCGTAATTATGACATACCGGAAGCCGCAAATAACAGGGACGAAGAGCTGAGGGAAGCCGGCTTAAAGTACCAGTATGGGAACAACCTGAACGCTGATTTTACATACGGGCACCTGAAAAGGGAGAACGTGCTTAGTTCAGACCGCTATTTAAGCAATTTCAGCCTGAGTGACAAGGAAAAGTACAATGCCGAGTATCAGCTGGATTACGTCAGTTCCAACAATCTCCTTACTACAAGCAGGTGGCTGAGGCAGAGAGCAAGTTCTTACCTGGTTTTGTGGAATAAGGTAAAGCCTTCAATTGAATTTACATCAGAAAACAAGAAAGACAATTCTGCCTCTGCCGATTCTCTTTTATTCGGAAGTACAAATTACACGGAAGTAAGCCCGGCACTGGAGTTTATGAACATCGGGGGCTTAAACTTCCAGACACAGTATTCGTTCAGAGTTGACTTAAGTCCTTTGGACGGCCAGATAATGCGGCAAGCCAAATCCTTTACGCAGTCGTATAACCTTAGTTACCGGGGTACAAAGGATTTCAACTCATCCATAAGCTTTGCAGTAAGGGATAAGAAGTATACGCCGCTTTTCAAGGGAAGAGGTTTTGCAGACAACCAGACGATATTAGTACGTTCACAGACCAGGTTAAGCCTTTGGAAGGAGTTCCTCTCGGGAGATCTGTTCTACGAAGGCTCAACCCAAAGGGCTTCCAGGCTGCAGAGGGTATTTGTAAAGGTGCCGCAGGGTACGGGAAGCTACAAGTACCTTGGGGACCTGAATCAGAACGGGATTGCCGATGAGGGGGAGTTTGAGCTTACGCTCTATGACGGGGATTATATTGTAACAACTCTTCCGACCGACCAGCTTTTTCCAGTAGTGGATCTGAAACTGAACTCAAGGTGGAAATTAAACTTCGGCCGCCTGTTAAATAAAAACACGCTTGCCGGGTTTTTCCTTAGGCCGGTTTCAAGTGAGACATTCCTAAGGATTGAGGAAAATTCTACAGAAACAGACTTTAAGAAGATATATCTTCTTCACTTTTCATCTTTTCTGAACGATTCAACTACGATCCGCGGAAGCAACCTCTTTCAGCAGGATTTCTTTCTCTTTGAAAACAGCAGTGAGCTTTCTTTCCGTTTCAGGTATATGCAGACAAAGAATCTCTATCAGTACAGCGGGGGCTTGGAAAGGGGCTATAACAGGGAAAGAAGCCTTAGAATGAGAATGAGGCTGATAGAGGAGGTAAGCAATGAGACGGATGTTGTAAACACGAGCGATAACCTGATTTCCATGGGGAGCTTCAACCGCTCGAGGATGCTTACGGGCAACAGCATAGCAACCGATTTTTCGTACAGGCCGATAAAGACGCTTGAGGCAGGTTTCAAGCTTACATTTGGGAGGACAGAGGACAATCTGCCGAAGAGCCCCACAGTTATAGATCAGAATTCCCAGGTCTTAAGGCTCACGCTTTCCTTTGCCGGGACTGGCAGAATGCGACTGGAGTTTGAGAGAAATGAGCTTCTGGCAAATACGCTTGCAAACTACATTCCCTTTGAGATGACGAAAGGAAATTTCATAGGGAAGAATTACTTCTGGCGTTTTAATATGGACTACCGTTTTACGGGCAACCTGCAGTCAACAATCGGTTATGACGGCCGCCAGCAGGGAAAAGGAAGGGTAGTCCATACGGCAAGAGCCGAGATAAGGGCATTCTTCTAG
- a CDS encoding TonB-dependent receptor, with protein MNTKRYDVLYRLSYVFLPAILSVVVLLSSGSAYAQRGSLSGIIRDSVTLKPITGATIELNENYIAYSSDKGEYALINIPKGSYRVIITAAGYKTQVWEHFSLTASDLVQNFFLTERLAEIPGVTIKPRYFQKDMNEFVGSVKFNNEEVKRISGNFDDIVRSLAIFPGVAQADNYRNDLVVRGGSPAENLYTVDGIILPNINHFGNQGFSGGVMSFINMDFVSSTSFSSGGFPISFGDKISSVTQVNLREGRNDRIGGKAVLSATQFALSMEGPVNEKSTFILSARRSYLDFIFRASGFSFAPEYYDFFAKTNTKLNNFSQLSFLFFGVIDRVKFFNIAGNLRDENPRAMGSHQNNYIGAATFKSIFSKGYFNLSYSSIHFGYETVPNNIFEYRSTEEENTIKGDFVLNFSPEDELDFGTLAKLVNFDANVKLRDYLTSFDETLATEGIDIRKEYMKGGIYAQYSHRFWNKLKLGAGLRADFYDSGREDNTLSPRFFTQLSLSRSTNMNFSAGVFRQTPNDLWNSINPANERLKSFRSDQLTIGIDQSLSEDTKLTLEGFYKTYQGYPVSVERPYLVMSNTGAGFAGIDDNFASFGLDSLVNLGKGWVKGVEFSIQKRFSESPFWGALNITWSKATFEGLDNIERLGSYDQTWIIHMALGYIFDEKWEVDLKFRFASGMPYTPFSSDGKQDATLYNTVRMEEQHSLDVRLDRKWDLGGWKLRTYLDIQNLYNHKARSMIRWEKAENRIANDPILGIVPSIGICLEL; from the coding sequence GTGAATACAAAGAGATACGATGTCCTATATAGACTTTCATATGTTTTTCTTCCAGCAATCTTGTCTGTAGTGGTTTTATTAAGCAGCGGATCAGCTTATGCGCAAAGGGGTAGTCTTTCGGGAATAATCCGCGATTCAGTTACATTAAAGCCCATTACAGGTGCCACCATAGAACTGAACGAGAACTACATTGCCTACAGCAGCGACAAGGGTGAGTATGCGCTGATTAATATCCCGAAAGGGAGCTACAGGGTAATTATAACTGCTGCGGGGTACAAGACGCAAGTCTGGGAACATTTCAGCCTTACGGCTTCAGACCTGGTGCAGAACTTTTTCCTTACCGAAAGGCTGGCAGAAATTCCCGGTGTAACCATTAAGCCCAGATATTTCCAGAAAGACATGAATGAGTTTGTGGGATCTGTTAAATTCAACAATGAGGAAGTAAAAAGGATTTCCGGGAATTTTGACGACATTGTAAGGAGCCTTGCAATTTTTCCCGGCGTGGCGCAGGCAGACAACTACAGAAACGACCTTGTTGTAAGGGGAGGCAGCCCGGCCGAGAACCTTTATACTGTTGACGGCATTATTCTGCCAAACATCAATCACTTTGGAAACCAGGGCTTTTCGGGGGGAGTGATGAGCTTTATAAACATGGATTTTGTAAGCTCAACCTCATTTTCTTCGGGAGGCTTTCCGATTTCCTTCGGAGATAAGATCTCCAGTGTCACACAGGTAAACTTGCGGGAGGGAAGAAACGACAGAATTGGCGGAAAGGCGGTTTTGTCAGCAACGCAGTTCGCACTCAGCATGGAGGGGCCGGTAAATGAAAAATCCACATTTATCCTTTCGGCCAGAAGGAGCTACCTCGACTTTATCTTCCGGGCCTCAGGTTTTTCTTTTGCTCCTGAGTACTACGACTTTTTTGCAAAGACAAACACAAAACTTAACAATTTCAGCCAGCTCTCATTCCTGTTTTTCGGTGTAATTGACCGTGTGAAGTTTTTTAACATAGCCGGAAACCTGAGGGATGAAAATCCACGTGCAATGGGAAGCCATCAGAACAACTACATAGGTGCGGCAACATTTAAGAGCATTTTCAGCAAAGGGTACTTTAACCTCAGCTACAGCAGTATTCATTTTGGATATGAAACCGTTCCGAACAATATATTTGAATACAGGTCCACTGAGGAAGAAAATACGATAAAAGGGGATTTTGTGCTGAACTTTTCGCCTGAAGACGAGCTGGACTTCGGGACGCTGGCCAAGCTGGTAAATTTTGACGCAAACGTAAAGCTAAGAGACTATTTAACGTCTTTCGATGAGACGCTGGCAACAGAAGGAATAGATATCCGGAAGGAATATATGAAAGGGGGGATATATGCCCAGTACAGCCACCGTTTCTGGAACAAGCTGAAGCTTGGAGCAGGTCTGAGGGCTGACTTTTATGATTCAGGAAGGGAGGACAACACACTTTCTCCCAGGTTTTTTACACAGTTGTCGCTTTCAAGATCAACAAACATGAACTTCAGCGCCGGGGTCTTCCGTCAGACGCCAAATGACCTGTGGAATTCAATTAACCCCGCAAACGAAAGGCTAAAGAGTTTCAGGAGCGATCAGCTTACAATAGGGATTGACCAGAGTTTGTCTGAGGATACGAAACTGACGCTTGAAGGCTTTTATAAAACCTACCAGGGTTATCCTGTAAGCGTAGAGAGGCCGTATCTGGTGATGTCTAACACCGGGGCAGGCTTTGCCGGGATTGACGATAACTTTGCATCCTTCGGGCTCGATTCCCTTGTCAACCTGGGAAAAGGATGGGTTAAAGGGGTGGAATTCTCAATTCAGAAAAGGTTTTCAGAAAGCCCTTTCTGGGGGGCGTTAAACATCACGTGGAGCAAGGCCACTTTCGAGGGGCTGGATAACATTGAGCGCCTGGGAAGCTACGACCAGACCTGGATTATACACATGGCACTGGGATACATCTTTGACGAGAAATGGGAGGTGGATCTTAAGTTCCGCTTTGCAAGCGGCATGCCCTACACCCCGTTCAGCAGCGACGGGAAACAGGACGCTACGCTTTATAACACCGTGCGCATGGAGGAGCAGCACAGCCTTGATGTGAGGCTGGACAGGAAATGGGATTTAGGCGGATGGAAACTAAGGACTTACCTCGACATACAAAACCTGTACAATCATAAAGCCCGGAGCATGATCCGGTGGGAGAAAGCTGAAAACCGGATAGCCAACGACCCGATACTTGGCATTGTCCCTTCGATAGGCATATGCCTTGAACTATAG
- a CDS encoding FtsX-like permease family protein: MVQIYESIIMALNSLRSNKTRSILTLVGIAIGLFSIIIVMTAISAIQGTFEDAFNDIGTNNIIVQKYPAIQTGHGAWMKYRNRKDLTVEQGEKLKEMTNLPVAVGISLGQGSRMVKYNKEATNPNVYMVGVNNDEFTTSSYVIDDGRGFSRQDMLYARNVCVIGNDIVKKLFKSIDPIGQKVTVDNMRLEVIGRFKEKGSVLGQSQDNFLIIPISVFTKYYGDRSSAEFNIQAPDNKRYQATMDQVIGALRTIRKVSPGEENDFEIVTNSQLISQFNDITKYFRVGAGVVAFIALVAAGIGIMNIMLVSVTERTREIGIRKAIGAQKNTIRFQFLAEATVLSLLGGISGIILGLIGGNIIAVLLKASVVVPVFWIAVGLIVTSAVGLVFGVYPAIKASNLDPIEALRYE; the protein is encoded by the coding sequence TTGGTACAGATATATGAAAGCATAATAATGGCGTTAAACTCTCTCAGGAGCAACAAAACCCGTTCTATTCTGACGCTGGTTGGAATAGCCATAGGGCTTTTCTCGATCATAATTGTTATGACTGCAATTTCAGCCATTCAAGGGACGTTTGAAGACGCCTTTAACGACATAGGGACAAACAATATCATAGTGCAGAAGTATCCTGCCATACAGACCGGGCACGGCGCCTGGATGAAGTACCGCAACAGGAAGGACCTGACGGTAGAGCAGGGGGAGAAGTTAAAAGAAATGACCAATCTTCCGGTTGCAGTAGGAATTTCCCTAGGGCAGGGAAGCCGCATGGTAAAGTATAACAAAGAGGCTACAAACCCTAATGTTTACATGGTGGGCGTTAACAATGACGAGTTTACGACTTCGAGCTATGTAATTGACGACGGGCGCGGTTTTTCAAGGCAGGATATGCTTTACGCCAGAAACGTATGCGTTATCGGTAACGATATCGTAAAGAAACTCTTTAAGTCGATTGACCCCATAGGACAGAAAGTTACTGTGGATAACATGAGGCTTGAGGTGATAGGGCGCTTTAAGGAAAAAGGGAGCGTGCTGGGTCAAAGCCAGGATAACTTCCTTATTATTCCGATTTCTGTATTTACGAAGTATTACGGCGACAGGTCATCGGCCGAGTTTAATATACAGGCTCCCGACAACAAGCGCTACCAGGCTACCATGGATCAGGTGATCGGGGCGCTCAGGACAATCCGCAAGGTATCACCGGGAGAAGAAAATGATTTTGAAATTGTAACAAACAGCCAGCTGATCTCGCAGTTTAATGACATCACGAAGTATTTCAGGGTCGGCGCCGGAGTTGTGGCCTTTATAGCACTTGTTGCAGCAGGAATAGGCATTATGAACATTATGCTTGTAAGCGTGACCGAAAGGACAAGAGAGATCGGTATACGCAAGGCTATAGGGGCTCAGAAAAATACTATCCGGTTTCAGTTCCTTGCAGAGGCAACGGTTTTAAGTCTTTTAGGCGGAATCTCCGGCATAATTCTGGGGCTCATAGGGGGTAATATAATTGCAGTTCTTCTTAAGGCATCAGTTGTTGTTCCCGTCTTCTGGATTGCTGTAGGGCTTATTGTTACCTCTGCCGTAGGCCTCGTCTTCGGGGTTTACCCTGCTATAAAAGCATCAAACTTAGATCCTATTGAAGCTCTGAGGTACGAGTAA
- a CDS encoding FtsX-like permease family protein has protein sequence MFKHFLVDVKEGVIISLRAIRANKMRSILTTLGIVIGIFAVTIMSTAITGLKNSFIQSIASIGSDVLFVEKFEWFSGEDWHLQRNRRDITMDQYEKLKAQLASVPSVEVVVPNLRSFGATAKYKEKSATTTIIWGTTADYIKTTGTFPATGRFMTDFEEKSNHEVCIIGQDIVDNLFPNEDPINKMIKLNGIPLRVIGVLEKQGSGFLGSFSMDGQVIMPIGVFKKAFGPRRDSFRINVKVKDINKMPEVKEEIRDIMRAIRKVPSNKTDDFAINQQEAFTQMYDKIIGTVAIAGLVITALSLFVGAIGIMNIMFVSVKERTKEIGIRKAIGAKTWSILLQFLAEAAIICMIGGAIGIILAFPVSLIINQFIPTSMPLNIVLISFFIAALVGVVSGFLPAYKASKMNPVEALRYE, from the coding sequence ATGTTTAAGCACTTTCTGGTGGATGTAAAAGAGGGTGTAATTATTTCCCTCAGAGCAATCAGAGCGAACAAGATGCGCTCAATTTTGACTACTCTGGGAATTGTAATAGGCATTTTCGCTGTAACAATTATGTCCACAGCAATTACAGGCTTAAAGAATTCCTTTATACAGTCGATTGCTTCAATAGGCTCTGACGTCCTTTTTGTGGAGAAATTCGAATGGTTCAGCGGCGAGGACTGGCACCTGCAGAGAAACAGGCGGGATATTACAATGGACCAGTACGAAAAGCTAAAGGCGCAGCTGGCATCGGTTCCTTCGGTTGAAGTAGTTGTTCCAAACCTGAGAAGCTTCGGGGCAACGGCCAAATACAAGGAAAAGAGCGCAACAACAACTATCATCTGGGGCACTACGGCCGATTACATAAAAACCACCGGAACCTTTCCAGCTACGGGAAGATTTATGACAGACTTTGAGGAGAAGTCAAATCACGAAGTCTGCATTATTGGGCAGGACATTGTGGACAACCTGTTCCCAAATGAAGATCCGATAAATAAAATGATAAAACTAAACGGAATCCCCTTAAGGGTAATAGGTGTGCTGGAAAAGCAGGGAAGCGGATTTTTAGGTTCCTTCAGCATGGACGGGCAGGTAATTATGCCGATCGGAGTCTTCAAGAAAGCCTTCGGACCCAGGAGGGACTCCTTCAGGATTAACGTAAAGGTTAAAGACATAAACAAAATGCCCGAAGTTAAGGAAGAGATCCGGGATATTATGCGCGCAATAAGAAAAGTCCCCTCCAACAAAACTGATGACTTTGCAATCAACCAGCAGGAAGCCTTTACGCAGATGTACGACAAGATAATCGGTACGGTTGCAATTGCAGGGCTTGTAATAACGGCTTTGTCGCTTTTTGTCGGTGCAATTGGAATTATGAACATTATGTTCGTTTCAGTCAAGGAAAGGACCAAGGAGATAGGTATAAGAAAAGCCATAGGGGCCAAGACGTGGTCCATTCTTCTGCAGTTCCTTGCCGAAGCCGCAATCATATGCATGATAGGAGGAGCCATAGGGATTATTCTGGCTTTTCCTGTAAGCCTTATAATTAATCAGTTTATTCCGACCTCAATGCCTTTGAACATTGTGCTGATATCGTTTTTCATTGCCGCACTGGTTGGAGTAGTATCGGGATTCCTGCCTGCCTACAAGGCTTCCAAGATGAATCCTGTTGAAGCTTTAAGATATGAATAA
- a CDS encoding FtsX-like permease family protein has protein sequence MKIKEVFLVAFNALKVNKLRSFLTILGIVVGIFSIISISTVIAMLQNSIEEGTSMLGQNTFQIQKFPAMQEGGPGSRDKFRNRKDLTLEEYYRLKDLLTIAEYVGAEQWNFGKIVKYESIETNPNVQISGITPEAQPNNKWVVEDGRAINNSDVEHYSRVCVVGKDVAKKIFTSVDPIGQYIRVDGKKLQVIGVYESQGEMFGQSRDNFVVMPITAYQSFYGKTNNSINITVMSRGKDTYDQTIESAVGYMRTIRKVGAGEENDFEIFSNETVMQTINGIKQGAEIGAMVIAAIALLAAGVGIMNIMLVSVTERTREIGVRKAIGAQKKNILIQFLFEAVVLSVSGGIIGILFGVGIGNLAGLLLKATPTFPIMSVLTGVIVCLAIGITFGTYPAYKAANLDPIEALRYE, from the coding sequence ATGAAGATCAAGGAAGTATTTCTCGTTGCATTCAATGCCTTAAAGGTAAATAAGTTAAGGTCGTTTCTAACAATACTCGGCATTGTGGTAGGTATATTTTCCATAATTTCCATAAGCACGGTTATAGCAATGCTGCAGAACAGCATTGAAGAAGGCACTTCCATGCTGGGGCAGAATACATTCCAGATACAAAAGTTTCCGGCCATGCAGGAAGGTGGCCCGGGTTCGCGTGATAAATTCAGGAACAGGAAGGATCTTACGCTTGAGGAGTATTACAGACTTAAGGATCTTCTGACAATAGCTGAGTACGTGGGAGCTGAGCAGTGGAATTTCGGGAAGATAGTTAAGTACGAAAGTATTGAGACAAATCCCAACGTACAGATCTCCGGAATTACACCCGAGGCTCAGCCGAACAACAAGTGGGTTGTTGAGGATGGAAGGGCAATAAACAACTCCGACGTTGAGCACTACAGCCGCGTTTGTGTAGTTGGTAAAGACGTCGCAAAAAAGATTTTCACGTCTGTCGATCCGATCGGGCAGTATATAAGAGTTGACGGGAAGAAGCTCCAGGTAATAGGGGTTTATGAATCGCAGGGTGAGATGTTCGGACAGAGCCGCGACAACTTTGTTGTAATGCCTATAACGGCATACCAGAGTTTTTACGGAAAGACAAATAACAGCATCAACATTACAGTCATGTCGCGCGGAAAGGATACATACGACCAGACGATTGAATCGGCAGTAGGCTACATGCGCACGATAAGGAAGGTAGGGGCAGGAGAAGAGAACGATTTTGAAATATTCTCGAACGAGACCGTAATGCAGACTATTAACGGCATTAAGCAGGGGGCCGAGATAGGGGCAATGGTAATTGCCGCAATTGCGCTTCTTGCTGCAGGCGTGGGCATTATGAATATTATGCTTGTGAGCGTGACTGAAAGGACGAGAGAGATCGGGGTCAGAAAAGCCATCGGGGCGCAGAAGAAAAATATACTGATACAGTTTTTATTTGAAGCTGTTGTCTTGTCCGTCTCCGGAGGCATAATAGGAATTCTGTTCGGAGTCGGGATAGGCAACCTTGCCGGGCTCCTCTTAAAGGCGACGCCGACTTTTCCAATCATGTCTGTACTGACAGGTGTAATAGTATGTCTTGCCATCGGAATAACATTTGGGACTTATCCAGCCTACAAAGCCGCAAATTTAGACCCTATTGAGGCACTGAGATACGAATAA
- a CDS encoding FtsX-like permease family protein, translated as MKNFLFELKEGLSISYRAIKANKIRSALTAIGIFIGVTSVVLMSTAIKGIDTSFQNGISALGSDNLYIDKWKWFQDEEWWKTRNRRNITMEDFAKYKEMAKLPVAIAPQVWTAQTLKSGAITTESTILTGTTNDYLGTTNFTFSQGRFFNDVESRGNRNVVVLGSDVAKILFPRGDAIDQTIKIKGQKFKVIGVLAEQGSFMLGSMNPDKQVYLPIGNVFKYFQSEHFRSVTIVARVANTAMIEKTVEEAQGIMRKVRGLAYHQEDDFSINQQQGLTKIYDSTVGIIQIVGLIITGLALFVGAIGIMNIMFVSVKERTKEIGIRKAIGAKKRTILGQFITEAVVLCLLGGLIGLIGAVILSKIINQFLPTSFQADAVVLAIGISLITGVISGFAPAYSAAKMDPVEALRYE; from the coding sequence ATGAAGAATTTTTTGTTCGAACTAAAAGAGGGGCTTTCGATTTCATACAGGGCAATTAAGGCCAATAAGATCCGTTCTGCCTTGACGGCAATAGGGATCTTTATTGGTGTAACCTCGGTTGTCCTGATGTCAACTGCTATTAAGGGGATAGATACATCATTCCAGAATGGCATCAGCGCTCTTGGTTCAGATAACCTTTATATCGATAAATGGAAGTGGTTCCAGGATGAGGAGTGGTGGAAGACCAGGAACAGGCGGAATATTACGATGGAGGATTTTGCCAAGTACAAGGAAATGGCAAAGCTCCCCGTAGCTATTGCGCCGCAGGTCTGGACGGCTCAAACGCTGAAAAGCGGCGCAATTACAACCGAGTCCACCATTTTGACCGGAACCACAAATGATTATCTGGGTACAACGAACTTTACTTTCAGCCAGGGAAGGTTCTTTAACGACGTTGAAAGCCGCGGGAACAGGAACGTTGTGGTTCTGGGAAGTGACGTTGCGAAGATCCTTTTCCCCAGGGGTGATGCCATTGATCAGACAATAAAGATCAAAGGGCAGAAGTTCAAAGTAATTGGAGTGCTTGCCGAGCAGGGGAGCTTCATGCTTGGAAGCATGAATCCGGATAAGCAGGTGTACCTTCCGATCGGGAACGTTTTCAAGTATTTTCAGAGTGAGCACTTCAGGAGCGTGACAATTGTAGCCCGCGTGGCAAATACGGCGATGATAGAAAAGACGGTTGAGGAAGCCCAGGGGATAATGAGGAAGGTAAGAGGCCTGGCATATCACCAGGAAGACGACTTTTCAATTAATCAGCAGCAGGGCCTGACCAAGATATACGACAGCACGGTTGGTATAATACAGATTGTAGGGCTCATAATTACGGGGCTTGCGCTTTTTGTTGGCGCAATAGGAATTATGAACATCATGTTTGTTTCTGTAAAGGAAAGAACCAAGGAAATTGGTATCCGTAAGGCAATAGGGGCCAAAAAAAGGACGATACTGGGGCAGTTTATAACTGAAGCCGTAGTGCTCTGCCTTTTAGGCGGTCTGATAGGCCTTATAGGAGCCGTTATTTTGAGTAAAATAATAAACCAGTTTCTGCCTACTTCCTTTCAGGCCGATGCAGTCGTTCTTGCAATAGGTATTTCACTAATTACAGGGGTAATTTCAGGTTTCGCGCCCGCGTATTCTGCCGCGAAGATGGATCCTGTGGAAGCATTGAGGTATGAATAA